From the genome of Actinomycetota bacterium, one region includes:
- a CDS encoding transposase translates to LNEILCRWNYVYNYVRPHQSLGYLTPMEFLKAWMEESKDRDGVFTM, encoded by the coding sequence GCTCAACGAGATCCTTTGCAGATGGAATTACGTGTACAATTACGTGAGACCACACCAGAGCCTGGGTTATCTCACCCCCATGGAGTTCCTGAAGGCGTGGATGGAGGAGAGCAAGGATAGGGATGGAGTGTTCACCATGTAG